A window of the Halichoerus grypus chromosome 2, mHalGry1.hap1.1, whole genome shotgun sequence genome harbors these coding sequences:
- the HES7 gene encoding transcription factor HES-7 isoform X1, with translation MGPALGPRWGCPGRGGAGLSQRLDQNARAAPLSLGPVGPLSLSCWSQMLKPLVEKRRRDRINRSLEELRLLLLERTRDQNLRNPKLEKAEILEFAVGYLRERSRVEPPGVPRSPAQDAEALASCYLSGFRECLLRLAAFAHDASPAARAQLFSALHGYLRPKPPRPEPVDARPQAPRPPLDPAAPAPGPALHQRPPVHQGPRSPRCAWSPSPCSPRAGDSGAQAPLTGLLPPPPPPLPPPPPHRQDGAPKAPPPPPPAFWRPWP, from the exons GGGCGGGACTATCCCAGCGGCTGGATCAGAACGCCCGCGCGGCCCCGCTGAGTCTCGGTCCGGTCGGCCCGCTCTCCCTTTCCTGCTGGTCGCAGATGCTGAAGCCGCTGGTGGAGAAGCGGCGCCGGGACCGCATCAACCGCAGCCTGGAAGAGCTGaggctgctgctgctggagcGGACCCGGGACCAG AACCTCCGCAACCCGAAGCTGGAGAAAGCAGAGATACTGGAGTTCGCCGTGGGCTACTTGAGGGAGCGAAGCCGGGTGGAGCCCCCGG GGGTTCCCCGGTCCCCAGCCCAGGACGCCGAGGCGCTCGCCAGCTGCTACTTGTCCGGCTTCCGCGAGTGCCTGCTTCGCCTGGCGGCCTTCGCGCACGACGCCAGCCCGGCCGCCCGCGCCCAGCTCTTCTCCGCGCTGCACGGCTACCTGCGCCCCAAGCCGCCCCGGCCGGAACCGGTAGATGCGAGGCCCCAAGCGCCGCGCCCACCGCTGGACCCCGCCGCCCCGGCGCCCGGCCCCGCGCTGCACCAGCGCCCCCCAGTGCACCAGGGCCCCCGTAGCCCGCGCTGCGCCTGGTCCCCGTCCCCCTGCTCGCCCCGCGCCGGGGATTCCGGCGCGCAGGCGCCCCTCACCGgactgctgccgccgccgccgccgccgctgccgccgccgccgccgcataGACAAGACGGGGCGCCCAaggccccgccgcccccgccgcccgctTTCTGGAGACCTTGGCCCTGA
- the HES7 gene encoding transcription factor HES-7 isoform X2: MVTRDRADNRDGPKMLKPLVEKRRRDRINRSLEELRLLLLERTRDQNLRNPKLEKAEILEFAVGYLRERSRVEPPGVPRSPAQDAEALASCYLSGFRECLLRLAAFAHDASPAARAQLFSALHGYLRPKPPRPEPVDARPQAPRPPLDPAAPAPGPALHQRPPVHQGPRSPRCAWSPSPCSPRAGDSGAQAPLTGLLPPPPPPLPPPPPHRQDGAPKAPPPPPPAFWRPWP, encoded by the exons ATGCTGAAGCCGCTGGTGGAGAAGCGGCGCCGGGACCGCATCAACCGCAGCCTGGAAGAGCTGaggctgctgctgctggagcGGACCCGGGACCAG AACCTCCGCAACCCGAAGCTGGAGAAAGCAGAGATACTGGAGTTCGCCGTGGGCTACTTGAGGGAGCGAAGCCGGGTGGAGCCCCCGG GGGTTCCCCGGTCCCCAGCCCAGGACGCCGAGGCGCTCGCCAGCTGCTACTTGTCCGGCTTCCGCGAGTGCCTGCTTCGCCTGGCGGCCTTCGCGCACGACGCCAGCCCGGCCGCCCGCGCCCAGCTCTTCTCCGCGCTGCACGGCTACCTGCGCCCCAAGCCGCCCCGGCCGGAACCGGTAGATGCGAGGCCCCAAGCGCCGCGCCCACCGCTGGACCCCGCCGCCCCGGCGCCCGGCCCCGCGCTGCACCAGCGCCCCCCAGTGCACCAGGGCCCCCGTAGCCCGCGCTGCGCCTGGTCCCCGTCCCCCTGCTCGCCCCGCGCCGGGGATTCCGGCGCGCAGGCGCCCCTCACCGgactgctgccgccgccgccgccgccgctgccgccgccgccgccgcataGACAAGACGGGGCGCCCAaggccccgccgcccccgccgcccgctTTCTGGAGACCTTGGCCCTGA